In a genomic window of Micromonospora cremea:
- a CDS encoding C40 family peptidase codes for MVDSGRGRRQRRRSPVISPVLRPKLWAALLGAIAAAVLATPAYAEPALPTTVPDTGSRPAVVGALQLPGGAPVAGVPAPPVVNVGTGPLAAQIAAGETQVGTLGEALLLTRQKRADAQAQLEAAGKALATAQDDLLRAQQAADVAASDAFKAAAALPPGDLADDIQGLSRLQRIARGEKVERGTTGVAGELSRARSGEQLAYQAHTTAKTQLDAAEAEFAAGEKALRAAEASLLKLRRDNAAQLIQIERQQEAAEQQLGAGYLVGQNVSGMAAHPRALAAVRYALAQLGDPYEWSEEGPDTFDCSGLMWAAYRSPGADYFSLPRVSRDQYAATRSRTVPQSALLPGDLLFFASGSSWTTIHHVAMYIGNGKMVQAPTTGDVVKVSVVRWSRLYAATRVIGAVPAPTVPVPTPSVPTSPKPTPTTKPTPTTKPTPTIKPTPTTKPTPTTKPTPTGSATPTPTGTPTPTPTPTGSTSPSTSPSTSKTPTTTPTSPTSAPATSDPASTPSASRSAVASDSPSATTTGSPSTGS; via the coding sequence ATGGTCGACAGCGGGCGCGGGCGACGGCAGCGACGACGGAGCCCGGTGATCTCGCCGGTGCTGCGTCCGAAGCTCTGGGCCGCCCTGCTCGGCGCGATCGCCGCCGCCGTGCTGGCCACCCCCGCGTACGCCGAGCCCGCGCTGCCCACCACGGTGCCGGACACCGGCTCGCGCCCGGCGGTGGTCGGCGCGCTCCAACTGCCCGGTGGCGCGCCCGTCGCCGGAGTCCCGGCCCCGCCGGTGGTGAACGTCGGCACCGGCCCGCTGGCCGCCCAGATCGCCGCCGGCGAGACCCAGGTCGGCACGCTCGGCGAGGCACTGCTGCTGACCCGGCAGAAACGCGCGGACGCGCAAGCCCAGCTCGAGGCGGCCGGCAAGGCGCTGGCGACCGCGCAGGACGATCTCCTCCGGGCTCAGCAGGCGGCCGACGTCGCCGCCTCGGACGCGTTCAAGGCAGCCGCCGCGCTACCGCCCGGCGACCTGGCCGACGACATCCAGGGGCTGAGCCGGCTCCAGCGGATCGCGCGCGGCGAGAAGGTCGAGCGCGGCACCACCGGGGTGGCCGGGGAGCTGTCCCGGGCCCGCAGCGGCGAGCAGCTCGCCTACCAGGCGCACACCACGGCCAAGACCCAGCTCGACGCCGCCGAGGCGGAATTCGCCGCCGGCGAGAAGGCGCTGCGCGCGGCCGAGGCCAGCCTCCTCAAGCTGCGCCGCGACAACGCCGCGCAGCTGATCCAGATCGAGCGCCAGCAGGAGGCCGCCGAGCAGCAGCTCGGTGCCGGCTACCTCGTCGGCCAGAACGTCAGCGGGATGGCGGCGCACCCGCGGGCGCTGGCCGCGGTCCGGTACGCCCTCGCACAGCTCGGCGACCCGTACGAGTGGTCGGAGGAGGGGCCCGACACGTTCGACTGCTCCGGTCTGATGTGGGCGGCGTACCGGTCGCCCGGCGCCGACTACTTCTCGCTGCCCCGGGTCTCCCGGGACCAGTACGCCGCCACCCGGTCCCGGACCGTGCCGCAGAGCGCGCTGCTCCCCGGCGACCTGCTCTTCTTCGCGTCCGGCAGCAGCTGGACCACGATCCACCACGTCGCCATGTACATCGGCAACGGCAAGATGGTGCAGGCGCCCACCACCGGCGACGTCGTCAAGGTCTCGGTCGTGCGCTGGTCCCGGCTGTACGCCGCCACCCGGGTCATCGGCGCGGTGCCGGCCCCGACCGTGCCGGTCCCGACGCCCAGCGTGCCGACCAGCCCGAAGCCGACGCCCACCACGAAGCCGACGCCCACCACCAAGCCCACCCCCACCATCAAGCCGACCCCCACCACCAAGCCCACGCCGACCACCAAACCCACCCCGACCGGATCGGCCACCCCGACGCCCACCGGCACCCCGACCCCGACACCGACACCGACCGGCAGCACCTCGCCGAGCACGTCGCCCAGCACGAGCAAGACGCCGACGACCACGCCCACCTCGCCGACCAGCGCGCCGGCCACCTCGGACCCGGCCAGCACGCCGTCGGCGAGCCGGAGCGCGGTTGCCAGCGACAGCCCGTCCGCGACCACGACGGGCA
- the mqnE gene encoding aminofutalosine synthase MqnE, translating to MDAGLKRELEAKVYAGERLTREDGVALYDSDDLAWLGRLAHHKRTELNGERVMFNVNRHLNLTNVCSASCAYCSFQRKPGEKDAYTMRIDEAVRKAKEMEDEQLTELHIVNGLHPTLPWRYYPKVLRELKAALPNVKLKCFTATEVQWFEKISGLSADEILDELMDAGLESLTGGGAEIFDWEVRQHIVDHACHWEDWSRIHALAHRKGMKTPATMLYGHIEEPRHRVDHVLRLRELQDETGGFAVFIPLRYQHDFVDSADGKIRNRIQARTTMASPAESLKTFAVSRLLFDNVPHVKNFWVMHGLSVAQLSLNFGVDDLDGSVVEYKITHDADSYGTPNTMHRDDLLHLIWDAGFQPVERDTRYNVVREYDKAPSLAERRAEPQQVWA from the coding sequence ATGGACGCCGGACTCAAGCGTGAGCTCGAAGCGAAGGTGTACGCCGGTGAGCGGCTGACCCGGGAGGACGGGGTCGCCCTCTACGACAGCGACGACCTCGCCTGGTTGGGGCGGTTGGCCCATCACAAGCGCACCGAGCTCAACGGCGAACGGGTGATGTTCAACGTCAACCGGCACCTCAACCTGACCAACGTCTGCTCGGCGTCCTGTGCGTACTGCTCGTTCCAGCGCAAGCCGGGCGAGAAGGACGCGTACACGATGCGCATCGACGAGGCGGTCCGCAAGGCCAAGGAGATGGAGGACGAGCAGCTCACCGAGCTGCACATCGTCAACGGCCTGCACCCGACGCTGCCCTGGCGTTACTACCCGAAGGTGCTGCGCGAGCTGAAGGCGGCGCTGCCGAACGTCAAGCTCAAGTGCTTCACGGCGACCGAGGTGCAGTGGTTCGAGAAGATCAGCGGCCTAAGCGCCGACGAGATCCTCGACGAGCTGATGGACGCCGGCCTGGAGTCGCTGACCGGCGGCGGCGCGGAGATCTTCGACTGGGAGGTCCGGCAGCACATCGTCGACCACGCCTGCCACTGGGAGGACTGGTCGCGCATCCACGCCCTGGCGCACCGCAAGGGCATGAAGACCCCGGCGACGATGCTGTACGGCCACATCGAGGAGCCCCGGCACCGGGTCGACCACGTGCTGCGGCTGCGCGAGTTGCAGGACGAGACCGGTGGCTTCGCGGTCTTCATCCCGCTGCGCTACCAGCACGACTTTGTGGACTCGGCGGACGGCAAGATCCGCAACCGGATCCAGGCGCGCACCACGATGGCCTCCCCGGCCGAGTCGCTGAAGACCTTCGCCGTCTCCCGGCTGCTCTTCGACAACGTGCCGCACGTGAAGAACTTCTGGGTGATGCACGGGCTCTCGGTGGCCCAGCTCTCGCTGAACTTCGGCGTGGACGACCTGGACGGCTCAGTGGTCGAATACAAGATCACGCACGACGCCGACTCGTACGGCACCCCGAACACGATGCACCGCGACGACCTGCTGCACCTGATCTGGGACGCCGGCTTCCAGCCGGTCGAGCGGGACACCCGCTACAACGTGGTCCGGGAGTACGACAAGGCCCCGTCGCTCGCCGAGCGCCGCGCCGAGCCGCAGCAGGTGTGGGCCTGA
- a CDS encoding DUF4229 domain-containing protein yields the protein MSAAVKYTLGRIGLFVAVLGGLWLIDMNVFLKLMLALVFSAALSFFLLRGWRDEMAEEMAGAAARRRDEKERLRSALAGDDEPSTDPEPPTDRPSR from the coding sequence GTGAGCGCGGCGGTCAAGTACACGCTGGGTCGGATCGGGTTGTTCGTGGCCGTGCTGGGTGGCCTCTGGCTGATCGACATGAACGTGTTCCTGAAGCTGATGCTGGCGCTGGTCTTCTCCGCCGCACTCTCCTTCTTCCTGCTGCGCGGCTGGCGGGACGAGATGGCCGAGGAGATGGCTGGCGCGGCGGCGCGCCGGCGCGACGAGAAGGAGCGCCTCCGATCCGCCCTCGCCGGCGACGACGAGCCCTCCACCGACCCCGAGCCGCCCACCGACCGACCCTCGCGTTGA
- a CDS encoding C39 family peptidase has protein sequence MARSRLRAAALAGVTALALLATAAPAAVASPLVGGRTPATVHDEQITFQDWSGPADWHRGSRAGTRVVPGARSGLTLALPAGTTEYADPHTGTTRTWEYGTWTSPVTRVGFDATELIASWNAETPAGTWIQVEMQGSYTSGDQTPWYVMGRWASGDSDIKRTTVNRQGDPWSTIWTDTFSIDDANAGVLLRSYQLRLTLYRAPEQTAAPVVRMLGAMSSTVPDRFTVTPSAGHIAWGRELPVPRYSQNVHSGHYPEYDGGGEAWCSPTSTEMVVEYWGRGPSAADTSWVDPTYPDPTVNHAARMTYDYAYDGAGNWPFNTAYAASFPGLEGRVTRLHSLDELERFIAAGIPVVTSQSFLASELDGANYGTSGHLFVVVGFTADGDVIVNDPASSSNDVVRNVYKRAQFEQIWLRTKRINATGGVSGGSGGVAYLIKPSNKPWPKVSGSTNW, from the coding sequence ATGGCCAGATCCCGCCTGCGCGCGGCCGCCCTCGCCGGCGTCACCGCGCTCGCACTGCTCGCCACCGCCGCGCCCGCGGCCGTGGCTTCGCCGCTCGTCGGCGGCCGAACGCCCGCCACCGTCCACGACGAGCAGATCACCTTCCAGGACTGGTCCGGGCCCGCCGACTGGCACCGGGGCAGCCGGGCCGGCACCCGCGTGGTGCCCGGCGCCCGATCGGGCCTCACCCTGGCCCTCCCGGCCGGCACCACCGAGTACGCCGACCCGCACACTGGCACCACCCGCACCTGGGAGTACGGCACCTGGACCTCGCCGGTGACCCGGGTCGGGTTCGACGCCACCGAGCTGATCGCCTCCTGGAACGCGGAGACCCCCGCCGGCACCTGGATCCAGGTGGAGATGCAGGGCAGCTACACCAGTGGTGACCAGACCCCGTGGTACGTCATGGGCCGCTGGGCGTCCGGCGACAGCGACATCAAGCGGACCACCGTCAACCGGCAGGGCGACCCCTGGTCGACGATCTGGACCGACACCTTCAGCATCGACGACGCCAACGCCGGGGTGCTGCTGCGGTCGTACCAGCTGCGACTGACCCTCTACCGGGCGCCCGAGCAGACCGCCGCGCCGGTGGTCCGGATGCTCGGCGCGATGAGCTCGACCGTGCCGGACCGCTTCACCGTCACGCCGAGCGCCGGGCACATCGCCTGGGGCCGCGAGCTGCCGGTGCCGCGCTACTCGCAGAACGTGCACTCCGGGCACTACCCCGAGTACGACGGCGGTGGTGAGGCGTGGTGCTCACCCACCTCGACCGAGATGGTGGTCGAGTACTGGGGACGCGGGCCGTCCGCGGCCGACACCTCCTGGGTGGACCCGACCTACCCCGACCCGACGGTCAACCACGCCGCGCGGATGACCTACGACTACGCGTACGACGGCGCGGGCAACTGGCCGTTCAACACCGCGTACGCGGCCAGCTTCCCCGGTCTGGAGGGGCGGGTGACCCGGCTGCACTCGCTGGACGAGCTGGAGCGCTTCATCGCCGCCGGCATCCCGGTGGTGACCAGTCAGTCCTTCCTGGCCAGCGAGCTGGACGGGGCGAACTACGGCACCTCCGGCCACCTGTTCGTGGTGGTCGGCTTCACCGCGGACGGCGACGTGATCGTCAACGACCCCGCCTCGTCCAGCAACGATGTGGTGCGCAACGTCTACAAGCGTGCCCAGTTCGAGCAGATCTGGCTGCGGACCAAGCGGATCAACGCCACCGGCGGCGTCTCCGGCGGCTCGGGCGGCGTCGCGTACCTGATCAAGCCCAGCAACAAGCCGTGGCCGAAGGTCTCCGGCTCCACCAACTGGTGA
- a CDS encoding M14 family metallopeptidase, which yields MALRTPTPLRRVLVLAVVTGLGIVTVATGPVSARPAPDRTAEPAAAGYRVLGPRTVADRTAVARTGAAIDYSEHGVLHVSATATEVAAISRLGFRLEPLAPPPNAERGAGEMGTQAFPPADSNYHDYAELTAVVNRAVADHPAIARKISIGTSYEGRDLMAVKISDNVGTDEGEPELLFNAQQHAREHLTVEMAIYLLNLFTDSYGSDSRITNIVNSREIWIVPTVNPDGSEYDIATGSYRSWRKNRQPNSGSSAIGTDLNRNWGYNWGCCGGSSGSTSSETYRGPSAFSAPETQALRNFVNSRVVGGTQQIKANIDFHTYSQLVLWPYGYTTANTGPGMSADQYNTFATIGQQMAATNNYTPEQSSDLYITDGDSIDWMWATHGIWAYTFEMYPGSSGGGGGFYPPDEVIPAQTSRNREAVLMLSEYADCPYRAIGKQAQYCGGGGGTTVWSDTFETATGWTINPSGTDTATLGVWERGAAQATTSSGAKQLTPYAGSNDLVTGRLAGSAAGDQDVDGGVTSARSPAVTLPSSGTLTLSLAWYLAHGSNASSADYLRVSVVHNGGTTALLTQAGAATNRNGGWAVANLNLTPYAGQSVRILVEAADASTASLVEAAVDNVTITAS from the coding sequence ATGGCCCTCCGCACGCCCACCCCTCTCCGCCGCGTCCTGGTGCTCGCCGTCGTCACCGGGCTGGGAATCGTCACCGTCGCCACCGGCCCGGTCTCCGCCCGACCGGCACCGGACCGGACCGCCGAGCCGGCCGCCGCCGGCTACCGGGTGCTCGGCCCCCGGACCGTCGCCGACCGCACCGCGGTGGCCCGCACCGGGGCCGCCATCGACTACTCCGAGCACGGCGTGCTGCACGTCTCGGCCACCGCCACCGAGGTCGCCGCCATCAGCCGGCTCGGCTTCCGACTGGAACCGCTCGCCCCGCCGCCGAACGCCGAGCGCGGCGCCGGCGAGATGGGTACGCAGGCCTTCCCGCCCGCCGACTCCAACTACCACGACTACGCGGAACTGACCGCCGTGGTGAACCGGGCCGTCGCCGACCATCCGGCGATCGCCCGCAAGATCAGCATTGGTACGTCGTACGAGGGCCGCGACCTGATGGCGGTGAAGATCTCCGACAACGTGGGCACCGACGAGGGCGAGCCGGAACTCCTGTTCAACGCCCAGCAGCACGCCCGCGAGCACCTGACCGTCGAGATGGCGATCTACCTGCTCAACCTCTTCACCGACAGCTACGGCTCCGACTCCCGGATCACCAACATCGTCAACAGCCGGGAGATCTGGATCGTGCCGACGGTCAACCCGGACGGTAGCGAGTACGACATCGCCACCGGGTCGTACCGGTCCTGGCGCAAGAACCGGCAGCCCAACAGCGGCTCGTCCGCGATCGGCACCGACCTGAACCGCAACTGGGGCTACAACTGGGGCTGCTGCGGCGGCTCGTCCGGCTCCACCTCGTCCGAGACCTACCGCGGACCGTCGGCGTTCTCCGCGCCCGAGACGCAGGCGTTGCGCAACTTCGTCAACAGCCGCGTGGTCGGCGGTACGCAGCAGATCAAGGCCAACATCGACTTCCACACCTACTCGCAGCTGGTGCTCTGGCCGTACGGCTACACGACCGCGAACACCGGGCCCGGGATGAGCGCCGACCAGTACAACACCTTCGCCACCATCGGCCAGCAGATGGCGGCCACGAACAACTACACCCCGGAGCAGTCCAGCGACCTCTACATCACCGACGGTGACAGCATCGACTGGATGTGGGCCACCCACGGCATCTGGGCGTACACCTTCGAGATGTACCCGGGCTCGTCCGGCGGCGGCGGCGGTTTCTACCCGCCCGACGAGGTCATCCCCGCGCAGACCTCGCGCAACCGGGAGGCGGTGCTGATGCTCAGCGAGTACGCCGACTGCCCGTACCGGGCGATCGGCAAGCAGGCGCAGTACTGCGGCGGTGGCGGCGGCACCACGGTCTGGTCGGACACCTTCGAGACCGCGACCGGCTGGACCATCAACCCGTCCGGCACCGACACCGCGACCCTCGGGGTCTGGGAACGGGGTGCCGCCCAGGCGACCACCTCCTCCGGGGCCAAGCAGCTCACCCCGTACGCCGGCAGCAACGACCTGGTCACCGGGCGGCTCGCCGGCTCGGCGGCGGGTGACCAGGACGTCGACGGCGGGGTGACCAGCGCCCGGTCCCCTGCGGTGACGCTGCCGTCCTCCGGCACGCTGACCCTCTCGCTGGCCTGGTACCTGGCGCACGGCTCGAACGCGTCCTCGGCGGACTACCTGCGGGTGAGCGTGGTGCACAACGGCGGCACCACAGCCCTGCTCACCCAGGCCGGTGCGGCGACCAACCGCAACGGGGGCTGGGCGGTGGCGAACCTCAACCTCACCCCGTACGCCGGCCAGTCGGTGCGCATCCTCGTCGAGGCGGCGGACGCCTCCACCGCGAGCCTGGTGGAAGCAGCTGTGGACAACGTCACCATCACCGCCTCCTGA
- a CDS encoding ABC transporter substrate-binding protein has translation MSRRTPRIFAATLAVAALALGACAEKTADEPAAGGSSATVTYPVTVGPVTLDKRPEKIVSLSPTATEMLFAIGAGPQVSAVDDQSNYPADAPKSDLSGFQPNAEAIAAKSPDLVVLANDTNKIVDQLGKLKIPVYLTPAAITLDDSYRQIADLGTLTGHADQATDVTGRMKDDIAKLVKDLPQRAEKLTYYHELGPELYSVTSRTFMGSLYSQVGLTNIADPADADGKNGGYPQLSQEFIVKANPDFVFLADSKCCQQNADSVEARSGWAGLTAVKNNQVVALDDDIASRWGPRVVDLLRVIIDAVAKVPA, from the coding sequence ATGTCCAGACGTACCCCCCGGATCTTCGCCGCGACCCTCGCGGTCGCCGCACTCGCCCTCGGCGCGTGCGCGGAGAAGACCGCCGACGAGCCGGCCGCCGGCGGCAGCTCCGCGACGGTCACCTACCCGGTGACGGTCGGCCCGGTCACGCTCGACAAGCGTCCCGAGAAGATCGTCTCGCTCTCGCCCACCGCCACCGAGATGCTCTTCGCCATCGGTGCGGGCCCGCAGGTGAGCGCGGTCGACGACCAGTCCAACTACCCGGCCGATGCGCCCAAGAGCGACCTGTCCGGCTTCCAGCCCAACGCCGAGGCGATCGCCGCGAAGAGCCCCGACCTGGTGGTGCTCGCCAACGACACCAACAAGATCGTCGACCAGCTCGGCAAGCTGAAGATTCCGGTCTACCTCACCCCCGCGGCGATCACGCTGGACGACTCGTACCGGCAGATCGCCGACCTGGGCACGTTGACCGGGCACGCCGACCAGGCGACCGACGTCACCGGCCGGATGAAGGACGACATCGCCAAGCTGGTCAAGGACCTGCCGCAGCGCGCCGAGAAGCTCACCTACTACCACGAGCTGGGTCCGGAGCTGTACAGCGTGACCAGCAGGACCTTCATGGGCTCGCTCTACAGCCAGGTCGGTCTGACCAACATCGCGGACCCGGCCGACGCGGACGGCAAGAACGGCGGTTACCCGCAGCTGTCCCAGGAGTTCATCGTCAAGGCCAACCCGGACTTCGTCTTCCTGGCCGACTCCAAGTGCTGCCAGCAGAACGCCGACTCGGTCGAGGCACGCAGCGGCTGGGCCGGGCTGACCGCGGTGAAGAACAACCAGGTGGTCGCGCTGGATGACGACATCGCCTCGCGCTGGGGCCCGCGGGTCGTGGACCTGCTCCGGGTCATCATCGACGCGGTCGCCAAGGTGCCCGCGTGA
- a CDS encoding FecCD family ABC transporter permease: MEATPAPPTRPAATPPASRPAGLRKRWLVAGVFAVLLALVAGVSLGPISLPPGSVAAELLNLIPGVHLESGLTEREIAIVTELRLPRVVLGLLVGGLLALAGGCYQGVFRNPLADPYLLGVAAGAGLAVTAVIALGGVGRQGAITGLPLTIPLAAFAGSLLAVTMTYLLGGAGGRSRSPAMLILAGVAVSAFLSAGQTYLLQRHSDSIQPVYSWLLGRLATAGWHDVLLVLPYAVLTTVVVLLHRRELDVLAVGDDEAKSLGLHPQRSRYLLIAAASLGTAAAVSATGLIGFVGIIVPHTVRLLAGASYRVILPLSLLFGAAFLALTDVVARTAAAPAEIPIGVVTALLGGPFFVLVLRTARRVLT, translated from the coding sequence CTGGAGGCCACCCCGGCGCCACCCACCCGGCCGGCCGCGACGCCACCCGCGTCGCGGCCCGCCGGGCTGCGCAAGCGCTGGCTGGTCGCCGGCGTGTTCGCGGTGCTCCTCGCGCTGGTCGCCGGGGTGTCGCTCGGCCCGATCAGCCTGCCGCCGGGCAGCGTCGCCGCCGAGCTGCTCAACCTGATACCCGGGGTGCACCTGGAGAGCGGGCTGACCGAGCGGGAGATCGCCATCGTCACCGAGCTGCGGCTTCCCCGGGTGGTCCTGGGCCTGCTCGTCGGCGGCCTGCTCGCCCTGGCCGGCGGTTGCTACCAGGGGGTGTTCCGCAACCCGCTCGCCGACCCGTACCTGCTCGGCGTGGCCGCCGGCGCCGGGCTCGCGGTCACCGCGGTGATCGCCCTCGGCGGCGTCGGCCGGCAGGGCGCGATCACCGGGCTGCCGCTGACCATCCCGCTGGCCGCGTTCGCGGGCTCGCTGCTCGCCGTGACGATGACCTATCTACTCGGTGGCGCCGGTGGGCGGAGCCGGTCACCGGCGATGCTGATCCTGGCCGGGGTGGCGGTCTCCGCGTTCCTCTCCGCCGGGCAGACGTACCTGCTGCAACGGCACTCCGACAGCATCCAGCCGGTCTACTCGTGGCTGCTCGGCCGGCTGGCCACCGCCGGCTGGCACGACGTGCTGCTGGTGCTGCCGTACGCCGTGCTGACCACCGTGGTGGTCCTGCTGCACCGCCGCGAGCTGGACGTCCTCGCGGTCGGCGACGACGAGGCGAAGAGCCTCGGTCTGCACCCGCAGCGCTCCCGCTACCTGCTGATCGCGGCCGCCTCGCTGGGCACCGCCGCGGCGGTCTCCGCGACCGGCCTGATCGGCTTCGTCGGCATCATCGTGCCGCACACCGTCCGGCTGCTCGCCGGGGCGAGCTACCGGGTGATCCTGCCGCTGTCGTTGCTGTTCGGCGCCGCGTTCCTGGCGTTGACGGACGTGGTGGCCCGCACCGCCGCCGCGCCGGCCGAGATTCCGATCGGGGTGGTCACCGCCCTGCTCGGCGGCCCGTTCTTCGTGCTCGTGCTGCGTACCGCACGGCGGGTGCTGACGTGA
- a CDS encoding ABC transporter ATP-binding protein, whose translation MSPEPAAGPDRAVGAPAVEVRGLHVSLDRTPILTGVDLTVAAGEWVTVIGPNGAGKSTLLRAVGGLLPAPGAISLFGTPSAALRRRDRARVVATVAQSPVVPPGMSVLDYVLLGRTPYIPPLGRESAADVTAVHDVLDRLDLTGFHRRELATLSGGERQRVFLARALAQGATLLLLDEPTSALDIGHQQEVLELVDQLRREHGLTVLATMHDLSLAGEYADRMVLLADGRVVAVGTPHEVLTEHLLATHYRASVRVVPGAHGPLVVPVRPR comes from the coding sequence GTGAGCCCCGAACCCGCCGCCGGCCCGGACCGCGCGGTTGGTGCGCCGGCGGTCGAGGTGCGGGGGTTGCACGTCAGCCTGGACCGCACGCCGATCCTCACCGGCGTCGACCTCACCGTCGCCGCCGGCGAGTGGGTCACCGTGATCGGTCCGAACGGCGCCGGCAAGTCGACCCTGCTGCGCGCCGTCGGCGGGCTGCTGCCCGCGCCGGGGGCGATCTCTCTGTTCGGTACGCCGAGCGCCGCGCTGCGCCGCCGCGACCGGGCCCGGGTGGTGGCCACGGTGGCCCAGTCCCCGGTGGTGCCGCCGGGCATGTCGGTGCTGGACTACGTGCTGCTCGGCCGCACCCCCTACATCCCGCCACTGGGCCGGGAGTCCGCCGCGGACGTGACCGCCGTGCACGACGTGCTCGACCGGTTGGACCTCACCGGCTTCCACCGCCGGGAGCTGGCCACCCTCTCGGGAGGTGAACGGCAGCGGGTCTTCCTCGCCCGGGCGCTGGCCCAGGGCGCGACGCTGCTGCTGCTCGACGAGCCGACCAGCGCACTCGACATCGGCCACCAGCAGGAGGTGCTGGAGCTGGTCGACCAGTTGCGCCGCGAGCACGGCCTGACCGTGCTCGCCACCATGCACGACCTCTCCCTGGCCGGCGAGTACGCCGACCGGATGGTGCTGCTCGCCGACGGCCGGGTGGTGGCCGTCGGGACCCCGCACGAGGTGCTGACCGAGCATCTGCTCGCCACCCACTACCGGGCCAGCGTCCGGGTCGTCCCCGGCGCCCACGGGCCTCTCGTCGTCCCCGTCCGACCCCGCTGA
- a CDS encoding VOC family protein produces MSTVPPGTPCWADLATPDLTDARRFYPELFGWTGQVTPEPEAGGYTIFQLDGRPVAGAGPPAIPDQVPIWSTYLATDDAELVAGRVERAGGQVVVPPFEVFDRGRMAVFADPAGATFSVWQPLAMPGAEVFNVPGAMSWTELVTPDPEGAKVFYELVFGWQPDDQPVGGMTYTGWRLGTHIVAGMMPPFADDFPADLPAYWTVYFAVADADAAAARAAELGGTILVPPRDNPAGRFAALRDPQGALFSVIDLGPDGD; encoded by the coding sequence GTGAGCACCGTCCCGCCGGGTACGCCCTGCTGGGCCGACCTGGCCACCCCGGACCTGACCGACGCGCGGCGCTTCTATCCCGAGCTGTTCGGGTGGACCGGCCAGGTGACACCGGAGCCCGAAGCGGGCGGCTACACCATCTTCCAGCTCGACGGCCGCCCGGTGGCCGGAGCCGGGCCGCCGGCGATACCCGATCAGGTCCCGATCTGGTCGACGTACCTCGCCACCGACGACGCGGAACTGGTCGCCGGCCGGGTCGAACGGGCCGGCGGGCAGGTCGTGGTGCCGCCGTTCGAGGTCTTCGACCGAGGTCGGATGGCGGTCTTCGCCGACCCGGCGGGCGCCACGTTCAGCGTCTGGCAACCGCTGGCGATGCCCGGCGCCGAGGTGTTCAACGTGCCGGGCGCGATGAGCTGGACCGAGCTGGTCACCCCGGACCCGGAGGGCGCGAAGGTCTTCTACGAGCTGGTGTTCGGCTGGCAGCCGGACGACCAGCCGGTCGGCGGGATGACGTACACCGGGTGGCGGCTCGGGACGCACATCGTCGCCGGGATGATGCCACCGTTCGCGGACGACTTCCCGGCCGACCTGCCGGCGTACTGGACGGTGTACTTCGCGGTGGCCGACGCGGACGCCGCCGCTGCCCGCGCCGCCGAGCTCGGCGGGACCATCCTGGTGCCGCCCCGGGACAACCCGGCGGGCCGGTTCGCCGCCCTGCGCGACCCCCAGGGGGCCCTCTTCTCCGTCATCGACCTCGGCCCAGACGGCGACTGA
- a CDS encoding ABC transporter permease, translating into MQLALVHARYQLLEIIRIPVAIFGSAFFPAAAMIFFVVPFAGDDPVGATLATASMVTFSVMSANIFQYGVGVAEDRDQPWNPYTRTLPAGPAPRFAGRVLAGLALTYLSLIPVVVIGATLTAARISPAAFLLAAGTVAVISVPFTLMGLAIGYSLPSKAAIVVAQVVFLPLAFGGGLLSAPGEAPGFIETIAPFLPTRGAAELIWAAVSDYRIQPLSVVMLGVWVVLLATLAGWAYRRDEGRRFS; encoded by the coding sequence GTGCAGCTCGCCCTGGTCCACGCCCGCTACCAGCTTTTGGAGATCATCCGGATTCCGGTGGCCATCTTCGGCAGCGCCTTCTTCCCGGCCGCCGCGATGATCTTCTTCGTGGTGCCGTTCGCCGGCGACGACCCGGTCGGCGCCACCTTGGCCACCGCGTCGATGGTCACCTTCTCGGTGATGAGCGCCAACATCTTCCAGTACGGCGTCGGTGTCGCCGAGGACCGCGACCAGCCGTGGAATCCGTACACCCGGACCCTGCCGGCCGGGCCGGCACCCCGGTTCGCCGGCCGGGTGCTGGCCGGCCTGGCGCTGACGTACCTCTCGCTGATCCCGGTCGTGGTGATCGGCGCGACGCTGACCGCGGCCCGGATCAGCCCGGCGGCCTTCCTCCTGGCCGCCGGCACCGTGGCCGTCATCTCGGTCCCGTTCACCCTGATGGGGCTCGCCATCGGCTACTCGCTGCCGAGCAAGGCGGCGATCGTCGTCGCGCAGGTGGTCTTCCTACCGCTCGCGTTCGGCGGCGGCCTGCTCTCCGCACCGGGCGAGGCACCCGGGTTCATCGAGACGATCGCGCCGTTCCTGCCCACCCGGGGTGCGGCCGAACTGATCTGGGCGGCGGTCAGCGACTACCGGATCCAGCCGCTGTCGGTGGTCATGCTCGGCGTCTGGGTGGTGCTGCTCGCCACGCTCGCCGGCTGGGCGTACCGGCGGGACGAGGGTCGCCGGTTCAGCTGA